The Actinocorallia herbida DNA window AGGCCGAGTCCCGTGTGCAGGGTCAGGCACGCGAGGACGACCACCAGGAGCAGAACCGCCGCCGGGTAGGCGATCTCCAGGCCGAACAGCAGGAGGTCCTGGTTGGCGAGGCCGGTGAGCTGGAGTTCCACCCCGAAGTACCGGAACCGCTGGAGCGTGGCGACGTACCCGTACCAGATGAGGAGCCCGGCGGCGAGCGTCGTCGGCGGCCCGACGGTGCTGAGGAGGGTGAGCCGCTCGGTCCAGCGCCGCTCCTCGTCCTCGGCCGCCGCGTCCGGCGCCTGGGCGGGCCCGGTCCGCGCCCACCTGGGCCTGCGCGCCATCACCAGATCGCCGGGTTGAAGCTCGCCATCGCCTCTCCGTTCACCCAGACGACGTACGGGACGACTTCGGCCTCGGCGTCCCAGAAGACCCGTACCGGCGTCTCCGGGGTGGGCGTCACGCTCGTGAGGTCCTGGCAGGCCGGGTGCGCGGTGTCCTTGCACAGCTTGCTCAGCCGCATGCTCACCGGGATCCGGTAGGACCCGGGACGGGCCTTCGGAGGCAGCGGGTCGTCGGAGAGCCAGAGGCTGCATCCCTTGGTCGGGGTGAGCACGATGTCCACGCCGCACGGCTGGGCGCCCCACGGCCCGGTCGGCACACCCGCGCCGTCGGTCGAGCCCCGGCAGGCGCCGGACGTCTGACCGGACTCCTCCTCCGGCAGGATCGGCGGCGGCGTCTCGGTGAGCCCGAGGGTCGCGGGCACGCTCTCTTCCGCGTCGTTCCGCGTCAAGTACTCCGCAGGCGCGTCCGTGAAGTCGTCCTCGGTCCCGGACCCGAGCGTGTAGCGCACGATGCGGACGTCGCCGCCCGTGGGGAAGATGAAGGCGCAGGTGCCGTCGAGGGTCCTGCCGTCCAGGTCGGGGCCCGCCGGCTGGTCGATCTCCGGGATCTGCCACGGCTGCGCCGAGGGACCCACGGGCGGCGCGGTCTCCCCCTCGCCGCCGCCGGGGGATCCGCCCGGCGATCCGTCGAGCGGTCCGCCCGACGGCCGTCCGGTGCCCGGCGCCGGGACCGAGGCGTCGGCGGAAGGCGCCGCGCCGGTTTCCGGGCCGTCTCCGCCGCAGCCTGCGACGGCGAGTGCCAGAAGGGCCGTGACCGTCAGGACCAGCCCACGCCCCCGTGAGTTCGCCATGACCCCGAGTATGCGGAACAGCACCAGACATGTCGCCCTATTTAGCAATTACCGGAATTCGGCCCGCGTACTTTGGGAGCGGCGAAAACTCACGGCCCGCCCCGCACTCGGGAAGCGTCAGGCCTCACGGCTTCTGGAGGATGCCGCAGGCCGTGCGGCCGCCGGAGTCGCCGGCCTTGAGGGTGTCGGCGTCGGGGCCCTTCTGGCCGTCCGGGGCGGTGTAGCGATCGGGGATGTTGGACTGGTTGTCGGCGTTGGCGTGGATGATGACGGACGTGCCGTCGGCGTCGAAGAGCTGGTCGACCTGGAAGCGGTCGGAGACCGCGGTGGCGGTGCCCGTGCCGTCGGTGTTGATCAGCAGGTCGGGGAGGTCGCCGGTGTGGTGGGCGTGCTCGTGGCCGCCGGTGTCCAGGTGGGGGCCCGCGCTGAAGAAGGGGCTGCCGGTGGCGGGGTCCTTGGAGTTCGCGTCGCAGACGCCCGTCTGGTGGAAGTGGAGGCCGTGGTAGCCGGGCGGGAGCCCTTGGGCCTTTATGGTGACCCGGGCGGGTCCGTTCTCGGCGTCGACGGTCAGCGAGCCGACCGTGGCGCCCTCCGCGGTCTTGATGACGGCGGTCGCCTGCGGGTCCTGGGCGTCTCCGGCGGCAGAGGCGGCCGCGGCGGCCGCTATCGCTGTGCCGCCCGCCCCGACGGCGACGGCCAGGGCCAGTTGCCTGATGCGGAACATGAGTAGATCTCCCCGATGTGGCGTCTTGTCCGATGCCCTGGGGAGGATCCGAGCCTGTGCGGGACGAGCCTGCCGTGCCGGGCCCCGCGGCTCCCCGGACACCTCACCTCCAGTATCGGACGCGGTGGGCATGCTCCCCCGAACCGGGAAGCAAACGTTCGGTCTTCCGGATCCTTCGGGAAGATCTCGTCCAGGAGGCGGGGCTTTTCCGAGAGATGACCTGCCCGTTCCGTCACGCCGAACCGGCGCCGACGGATCACCGCGACGGCGGCGACTCCAGCGAATCGAGTTCGATGCCCTCCGCCGCCACGACGACGTCCCCCGCGAGATGGAACTCGGTCTCCTCGGCGGTATCGAGGTCCACCGACGTCCAGTGCTCGACCGGCAGCGCCCCGAGATCCGTCTCGTGCGCCTCCACCGCGCGCAGCGTGAACCGCCGGACCACCCGCCGGGTCGCGAGCACCTCCCCCGAGACGGCGACGAGCGGCACGTCGGCCGTCCCGCCCGGCTCCAGCCGCAGCGAGCGCGCGACCGCCACGAGGAACCCCGGCGACTCCCCGAGGAACCCGTGCGCCTCCGCGGCGTGCTCGCGGCCGCCGCGCACCCACAGCACCTCGCGGCCTGCGCAGCCGCCCCGCAGCGTCCATTCCCCCGAGGTGAGCACGAGCCGCGCGGGACGCCACCGCGAGTCGACGGTCAGATCGACTCCGGACGCCACATAACGCCATCCGGCGGGCCCCGGGGCGCACTGGAACTCCTCGCGCGTCCCGGACTCGGTGTGCAGATAGACGCCGCGCGGCACTACGACCCCGAGCGCCAGGACGACAGGTAGTCCTCCTGGTCGGTGGTGAGGACGTCGATCTCGACGGCGGTGGAGGCGAGCTTGAGCCTGGCGACCTCGGCGTCGATCCGCTCGGGCACCTGGTGGACGCCGGGGGCGAGCCCGGTGTGCGCGGCGGCGAGCCACGCGCAGGTGAGGGCCTGATCGGCGAAGGACATGTCCATGACGGCGGCCGGGTGCCCTTCGGCGGCGGCGAGGTTGACGAGGCGGCCTTCGCACAGCAGGACGAGGCGGCGCCCGTCCTCGAGCAGGTACTCGTCGGCGTGCGGGCGGACCCGCTGGACGTCGACGGCGAGCCCGGCGAGACCCCGGACGTCGACCTCGACATCGAAATGCCCCGAGTTGGCGAGGATCGCCCCGTCCTTCATCACCGCGAAGTGCCCGGCGTGGACGACGTCGCGGTTGCCGGTCGCGGTGATGAACACGTCTCCCTGCGCGGCGGCCTCCTCCATCGTCTGCACGCCGAAGCCCTGGAGCAGCGCGTCCAGCGCCTTCACCGGGTCGATCTCGGTCACGATGACGCGCGCGCCGAGCCCTCGCGCGCGCTCGGCGAGGCCCCGGCCGCAGTACCCGAACCCGGCGATGACGACGGTCTTGCCCGCGAGCAGCGTGTTCGTCGCCCGCACGATGCCGTCGAGCGTGGACTGTCCGGTGCCGTACCTGTTGTCGAAGAGCCTTTTCGTCGCGGTGTCGTTGACGGCCACGACGGGGAAGCGCAGCGCGTCCTCCCTGGCCATCTGGTGCAGCCGCAGGACGCCCGTCGTCGTCTCCTCGCACCCGCCGAGCACTCCCGGCAGGAGGTCGAGCCGTTCGGTGTGCAGGATGTTGACGAGATCGCACCCATCGTCCACGACGATGTGCGGGGCGAGGTCCAACGCCGCATGGATATGTCGGTAATAGGTGTCCATATCCACACCCGCTCGGGCGAACACCGACACCCCGTAGGACACGGCGAGGGCGGCCGCCGTGTCGTCCTGGGTGGACAGCGGATTCGAAGCGGCCACGGCCACCTGCGCGCCCCCGGCCTGGAGGGTGCGCAGGAGATTCGCCGTCTCCGTCGTCACATGCATGCAGGCGGCGATGCGCAGACCGTCCAGGGGACGTTCCACGGCGAACCGCTCGCGGATCGCGCGCAGGACCGGCATCGCCCGGTCCGCCCAGTCGATGCGCCGGACCCCGGCCTGAGCCAGGCCGGGGTCCGCGATGTCGGAGTCAGTCAAGACGTCCGCTCAGTACCGGTAGTGGTCCGACTTGTAGGGACCCTCGACGTCCACGCCGATGTACTCGGCCTGGGCCTTGGTGAGGGTCGTGAGCTTGACGCCCAGCGCGTCGAGGTGCAGGCGCGCGACCTTCTCGTCCAGGTGCTTCGGCAGGACGTACACGCCGACCGGGTACTGCTCGGTCTTGGTGAACAGCTCGATCTGCGCGATCACTTGGTTGGTGAAGGAGTTCGACATGACGAACGAGGGGTGGCCGGTGGCGCAGCCCAGGTTCATCAGGCGGCCCTCGGCCAGCACGATGATGTTGTGGCCGTCGGGGAAGGTCCAGGTGGCGACCTGCGGCTTGATCTCGTCCTTGACGATGCCCGGGATCTTCGCCAGGCCGGCCATGTCGATCTCGTTGTCGAAGTGCCCGATGTTGGACACGATCGCCTGGTGCTTCATCTTCGCCATGTGGTCGGCGGTGATGATGTTGAAGTTGCCGGTCGTCGTCACGAAGATGTCGACGATGCCGACGACGTCGTCCAGCGTGGCGACCTGGAAGCCGTCCATCGCGGCCTGGAGCGCGCAGATCGGGTCGATCTCGGTGATGATGACCCGGGCGCCCTGGCCCTTGAGGGCCTCCGCGCAGCCCTTGCCGACGTCGCCGTAGCCCGCGACGAGCGCGACCTTGCCGCCGATGAGGACGTCGGTGGCGCGGTTGAGGCCGTCGATGACGGAGTGGCGGCAGCCGTACTTGTTGTCGAACTTCGACTTGGTGACCGAGTCGTTGACGTTGATCGCCGGGAACGCGAGGGTCCCGTTCTTGTGCATCTCGTACAGGCGGTGCACGCCCGTCGTGGTCTCCTCGGTGACGCCCTTGATCGACGCAGCGGCGTCGGTCCAGCGGCCCGGCTGCGCGGCGATGGTGCTCTTGAGGGTGTCGACGATGACGTGCCACTCTTCGGGGTCGTCATCGGTCGCGGCGGGGACGGCCCCGGCCTTCTCGTACTCGGCGCCCTTGTGGACGAGCAGGGTCGCGTCGCCGCCGTCGTCGAGGATCATGTTCGGCGGGGTGCCGTCGGGCCAGCGCAGGGCCTGGTCGGTGCACCACCAGTACTCCTCCAGGGTCTCGCCCTTCCAGGCGAAGACCGGGACGCCCTTGGGGTCCTCGACGGTGCCCTCGCGGCCGACGACGACGGCCGCGGCGGCGTGGTCCTGGGTGGAGAAGATGTTGCAGCTCACCCAGCGGACGTCGGCGCCGAGCGCGACGAGGGTCTCGATGAGCACGGCGGTCTGGATCGTCATGTGCAGCGAGCCCATGATCTTCGCGCCGCGCAGCGGCTGGGCCGCCGCGTACTCCGCGCGTACCGCCATCAGGCCGGGCATCTCGTGCTCGGCGAGCTGGATCTCCTTGCGGCCGAACGCCGCGAGCGAAAGGTCGGCGACCTTGTAGTCCATCTTCAACGACTCCTCTGGATAGCTCCGCTCGGAAGTCTAGGACCCGAACCCGCGCCTAGGCACGCTGGACCGGGCGAATCTGACATAGAATTGTCAGAATGAGGATCACGGAGGCCGCGCAGCGCCTCGGCACCTCCCCCCGAATCCTGCGATACCGGGAGAAACTAGGACTTCTCCCACCGCGGGCGGGTAGGGTCCACCGCCAGTACACCGAGCTGGATCTCCGCGCCGTCGCCACGGGCCTGGCCATCGAGCAGCGCTACGACATCGGCCCCGCCGAACTCGCCTTCGCCCTCCGCGTCCTGGCCGACCCCGAAGCCCGCGCCCGCGTCCAGGACCTCGGCGAGCGCCTCGGCCGCCTCAAGCCCCACCCCGTCCGCGCCCTCGACTTCGACCAGGCCAAGGCCCAGCGCCTCCTCCGCCCCCGCCCCCGTCCCTGAACGCCCGCCGCGCCACGCACATCCACCGGATCGACGCCACGACCCGGAAGCTCACCCTGCTGAAGACGGGCTGCCACGCCGACGAGACCTACAGCTGCACCG harbors:
- a CDS encoding MerR family transcriptional regulator; translation: MRITEAAQRLGTSPRILRYREKLGLLPPRAGRVHRQYTELDLRAVATGLAIEQRYDIGPAELAFALRVLADPEARARVQDLGERLGRLKPHPVRALDFDQAKAQRLLRPRPRP
- the ahcY gene encoding adenosylhomocysteinase, whose translation is MTDSDIADPGLAQAGVRRIDWADRAMPVLRAIRERFAVERPLDGLRIAACMHVTTETANLLRTLQAGGAQVAVAASNPLSTQDDTAAALAVSYGVSVFARAGVDMDTYYRHIHAALDLAPHIVVDDGCDLVNILHTERLDLLPGVLGGCEETTTGVLRLHQMAREDALRFPVVAVNDTATKRLFDNRYGTGQSTLDGIVRATNTLLAGKTVVIAGFGYCGRGLAERARGLGARVIVTEIDPVKALDALLQGFGVQTMEEAAAQGDVFITATGNRDVVHAGHFAVMKDGAILANSGHFDVEVDVRGLAGLAVDVQRVRPHADEYLLEDGRRLVLLCEGRLVNLAAAEGHPAAVMDMSFADQALTCAWLAAAHTGLAPGVHQVPERIDAEVARLKLASTAVEIDVLTTDQEDYLSSWRSGS
- the ahcY gene encoding adenosylhomocysteinase, with product MKMDYKVADLSLAAFGRKEIQLAEHEMPGLMAVRAEYAAAQPLRGAKIMGSLHMTIQTAVLIETLVALGADVRWVSCNIFSTQDHAAAAVVVGREGTVEDPKGVPVFAWKGETLEEYWWCTDQALRWPDGTPPNMILDDGGDATLLVHKGAEYEKAGAVPAATDDDPEEWHVIVDTLKSTIAAQPGRWTDAAASIKGVTEETTTGVHRLYEMHKNGTLAFPAINVNDSVTKSKFDNKYGCRHSVIDGLNRATDVLIGGKVALVAGYGDVGKGCAEALKGQGARVIITEIDPICALQAAMDGFQVATLDDVVGIVDIFVTTTGNFNIITADHMAKMKHQAIVSNIGHFDNEIDMAGLAKIPGIVKDEIKPQVATWTFPDGHNIIVLAEGRLMNLGCATGHPSFVMSNSFTNQVIAQIELFTKTEQYPVGVYVLPKHLDEKVARLHLDALGVKLTTLTKAQAEYIGVDVEGPYKSDHYRY
- a CDS encoding superoxide dismutase family protein, coding for MFRIRQLALAVAVGAGGTAIAAAAAASAAGDAQDPQATAVIKTAEGATVGSLTVDAENGPARVTIKAQGLPPGYHGLHFHQTGVCDANSKDPATGSPFFSAGPHLDTGGHEHAHHTGDLPDLLINTDGTGTATAVSDRFQVDQLFDADGTSVIIHANADNQSNIPDRYTAPDGQKGPDADTLKAGDSGGRTACGILQKP